The Streptomyces sp. NBC_00236 DNA window CACTTCGAGGCCGCCGTTGCGGTAGAAGCCGGTGGCGGGGGTGTCGAGGCCGACCGTGCCCTCCTCGCCGGCCCGCACGAAGCGCTCCAGCGGGCCGTCCGCGTGCCCGCCCACCGCGATGACCCGGGCCACGGGGGCGACGGTGCGCACCGTGCGGGCCACGGCGAGGATGCCGCCCGGGCCGTCGAAGGGCAGGTCCTCCAACCGCCCGGAGGCGTTCCAGTTGATCCCCGGGTCGGCCTCCAGGTTGTCGTGGACCAGGACCGTGCCGTCGACGACCAGGAGGGGCTTGCCGTCCAGTGGCTCGACCCGGTGGCCTGCCTCTTCGAGGGCGGCGGTCACCTCGCCGATGTGGTCGGCGAGCCGGGCGACGGTGACCCGGCTGAAGTCGGCGCCCATCATGGTCTGGTGGCCGGCGAAGGTGTCGGCGCCCGGATAGCCGAGGGCCGCCCGGCCCGCGGCGACGGGCAGATGGGTGCGCCGGGCGAGGTCGGGGTGCGGGTGGACGAGGCCGAGACCGAGCGAGCCAAGCACCGGCAGCCGCAGTGGGCGGCCGAACGCCTCCCGGCAGTGGTCCAGCACATGTCCGCAGGTGTCGGCGGTGAGATCGCCGGGGCGCTGGGTGCCCGCGTCGGGTATGGCGCCGATTCCGAATCCGTCGATCACGACGATGACGGTCTTGGCCATGGGGTGCCTCCTCAGCTCAGGGACCGGCCCTGGGCGTCGTACAGACCGTTCAGACGGGGCGCACCGGATGCGATTCCGGAGACGACGGCGACGGTCGAGCGGGTGACGAAGATCTGGGTGCGGAAGGCGAGCAGCGCGGTGTCGCCGAGCCGGACGTCCTGTCCGGGGGCGGGTGCGTCGAGCAGCCGGTAGTAGTCGATGTTCTCGGCGGGCGCGTCCTGCACGTTCAGACGTGCGCCGGTGCGCGGCAGCAGGGCGCTCCTGATGTGGGAGCGGGCGTAGAACCCGCCGCCGAAGACGGCCGGGCGGCCGTCGTCCAGGGTGTGGGCGACCTCGGTGACGTACACGTAGGCGGGCGTCTCGGGCTGCGACGGGTCGAGCGCGTGCAGCGGGGTGGTGCCGGTCAGGGCGTGGCCCGGCTCGCCGTGGGTGGCGCCGAGGCCGGCGAGCAGTGGCAGGGAGGCCATCGAGGTGGCGCTGGGAGCGCTCAGCTTGAGGTCCTGGTGGCCGCGGCCGGCGAGTGTCTCGCGGGCCTTGAGAGCGAGGGCGAAGTTGGGTGTGGCGTACGGGACCCCGGTCCCGGGGTCGCACAGCACGCACGGGAAGGCGGTCACGCCCGCGATCCGGATGCCGGGCAGCCGCTCGGCGGCGTCGGCGAAGGCGTCGAGCCGGGCGAGCGGGACGCCGCCCTCCTGGCCGGGGTAGACGCTGCCCTCGGCGCCTTCGAGGCGGATCAGGACGTCCTGGACGAACCCCAGCCGCTCGGCGGCGTCGGAGACCGCACGGGCGTTGGCCAGGTCGTAGACGGTGGCGGTCTCGGGGCGCCACGCCAGCATCTCGGGCAGGGTGCGGCGGGGGATCTGGACGAGGTGTCCGAGGTTGCCGGCCCGGGCGCCGGCGGCGTGCAGGGTGCGGGCCTCGGACGGGTCGATGGCGGCGTACCGGGGGATGTGGCGGGCGATGGCCCGGATCAGTTCGGGGTTGCGGCCGAGCTGTTTGACGACGAACCAGAGCGAGATGCCCACCCGCTCGGCCTCGGCAGCCAGCAGCGCGGCGTTGGCCTCGATGGCGTCCAGGTCCATCACATAGGTGTCGGGCGGGATTTCGCCGTCGCGGTGGAGCGCGGCCGCGGCCTCGACGAGCCCGGGGTTGCGGGTCAGTACGGTGTCGAGAAACACGGTCAGTGGTCCTTCGGGTCGTTCAGGGCGGCCAGCGAGCGGCGCAGGATCTCGATCACGAGGTCCGCGCCCGCCCGCATCGGGTTGATGCGCACGGTCCAGTCGGCCAGTTCGGGTGAGTCGTCCAGGGCGGAACTCGACATCCGGTAGAAGAGCGGCGTGATCTCGTAACGGGAGTTGGAACCGACGGGGTAGGGGGCCGCGCCGAAGCGGGCGGCGACGGCGGGCAGTTCCCTGGCGACCGGCCGGTCGAGTCGGACCAGCAGGCACCGGTCCTGCGCGTTGGCGATCCGCACTTCGGCGACACCGGGGACCTCACCCGCGGCCAGCCGCTCGGCGACCTCCGCGCCGACCTGGGACTGCACGGACCACATGAGCGGTACGTGGGTGAGCGCGCGCAGCGCGTCGAGCGCCTGGTGGCCCTGGACCTGGCCGCCGCCGGAGTAGTTGTCCCGCCGGATGTGCTCGACCAGGTCGCGGGCGCCGACGACGATGCCGACGCCCTCCGGGCCGTGCAGCTTGAACAGGGAGAAGCAGGAGGCGTCGGCGCCCAGTTCGACCCCGGCCGCCGGGGTGCGCATCACGGCGTAGTTGTCGTCGACGACGGTGCGGACACCGGCCGCCCGGCAGGCCGCGAGGACGGCTCCGGGGTCGTAGGAGTCGGCGAGCCGCTGCCGGGTGTGCTGGACGAACGCCCAGCGGAACCGGCCGGACTCCAGCGCCTCGCGCAGCTCGTCGGGGTCGTTGAAGTCGGCCTCGACGGTCTGGACGCCGATGCCGCGCAGCGTGACCTCCGTGGTGCGGTAGACGGGCGCGCGGTGGATGAGGAGGGGGTCGCCCGGCCGGACGGCGGCGTTCAGGGCGGCCCGGATCGCGCCGGTGCCCGCGCCCTGGACGAACGCGGCGTCCTCGGCACCGAAGAAGTCGGCGAGGACGGCCTCGACGCGGGCGGTGGTGGCCGGGCGTCCGAGGCCGGGCACCACCCCGGCGTCGGAGGCGAAGAGCTGCGGGCCCTCGAAGTGCCGGGCGGTGGCCTCGATGAGCCGGAACTGCCGGGCGACGGCGTCGGCCGGGGCCACGGTCGCGAGCGGGAACGTCCGGGGGAGTACGGGGTTCATGGTCAGATCTCCTCCACGCTCGCGCCGGTGAGGAAGCGCAGCGGATTGCGGCGGGTCATCAGGTCGATCAGGTCCTCGTCCACGCCTGCCGCGCGGGCCTTGGGCAGGAAGCTGCCGAACAGGTGGCCGTAGCCCTGGCCGCCCTCGGAGGTGAGGTAGCCGTGGCGGGAGATGTCGCAGCTGAGCAGGGCCCGGTCGGCGTGCCCCGCCTCCAGGAGGGCGAGCAGCAGCCGCAGCCGGGTGTCGTCGCTCTGGTAGCCGTCCTTGCCGACGGTGTCGAAGGCGACGTACGCGCCGCTCGCGGCCAGCTCCCGGTGCACCGCCCGGTCGTCCAGCAGGTCCTGGTGGCCGATCGCGATGCGGTGCGGGGGAAGGCCCTCGGCGGTGAGCAGCTCCAGCTGGGCGAGGCCGCCGCGGCCGAGCTGGGCGTGGGTGGAGACGGAGAGGCCGGTGGCTCCGGCTGCCCGCGCCGCCGCGCGGAGCACCTTGCTCTCGGACGGCGTCGGGGTGTCTCCGTGGCTGCCGATCTCGCCGAGGACGCCGGGGCGGATGCCGGTGGCGTCGATGCCGTCGTCGATCTCGCGGACGAGGGTGGCGGTGAGCTCCTCGACGCTGCCGCGGTCGATCTCGGGGGTGTGGAACGGCTCGTAGTACCAGCCGGTCGCGGCGACGACGGCGACCTGGGCGTCCCGGGAGATCCGGGCCAGGGTGCGCACGTCGCGGCCCATGCCGCGGCAGGTCAGCTCGATGACGAGGGCGAGTCCGTACTCCTCGCGGAGTGCGGCCAGTTCGGCGGTGACGGCGGCGGTGTGCCGGCCGGGGGCGAGCACGGCGGCGCCGTCACCCCGGTGGTCGAGGTCGAGCACGAGGTGTTCGTGGGCCAGGGCCGGGCCGCGTACCGCGTCGGGGACGAGATCTCCGAGGACGGTACGGAGCACGGGGGCGGAGCTGTTCATCGTGGGGGGTCCTTCCTGGGTTGGCCTGCGCGATCAGGGGAGGGGCGCTATCCCTTGATCGGTGTGAACAGGTCCAGCCAGTACAGGAGGTTGAGGAGGATGCCGCCGACGATCACCGCGGCCGGTGCCGCGGCCATGCGCACGATTGGCCGGCCCATGGCCTCGTTCAGCAGGTAGAGCCCGCCGACGACGAGGATGCCGAGGCCGCCGCCCATGGCGTTGGCCGCCATCAGCGAACCGAAGAGGATCGCCAGCTGGAGGGTGTCGCTGATCGCGCTGCGCAGGTGCTCCGAGGAGTCACGGACACTGGGCAGCCGGCCGAGGAGCTTGCCGATGTAGGAGAGGGCCAGCACTTCGGCCGCGAAGACCAGGGCGCCCACGATCGCTGCGACGTACGGGTTCGGCATCAGGTAGCCGATGGGGTACACGAGGGTGAAGCCTGCGATGCCGTACGCGCCGGAGGCCAGCGCGGTGGTCGCGATCAGCGGGATGAAGCCGAAGACCCGGTAGAAGTCGACCTGGGCGGCCTCGGAGTAGTTCCCCTTGGCGATCAGGAAGCTGGTTGCCTCGCCGCCGCCGAATATGTGCATCTGGGCGAGCACACAGACTCCGGCGCCCAGCACCATGAACAGGGGAAGGTACCTGCGCAGGCGGGCCGCGCTGGCGCTGAAGAGGGAGGCCATCGGATCGTCGCCCTCGACGACCGGTTCGCTCACGCCCGCGGCCCTGTCGGCCTTGCGCTGGGCGAGGTCCTTGGCGACGGCGAGACCGATGAGCATCAGCACGCCGACGGCCATCGCCAGCGCGCCGGCGAACATGTTGGGCCACAGCTTCATGGTCATGACGACCAGGGCGAACTCCAGCAGCCCCGCGATGCCGCCCCACTTGCGGCCGAACTGCTTGGTGATGGCCAGCACCGGGAACAGCGTGAAGAGGAAGAGGATCGGGGTCGACATCTGCTGCATCGCGGTGATGAAGTCGACCGGCAGGTCGTGCGCCACGTTGTTGGCGCCGTTGAGGCCGAAGACGACGACCGCGCCCCAGGCGCCGCCGAGGATCGGTGCGAGCCACTTCTTCGGCGACAGCATGCCGAGGATGTCGGTGGGCAGGAAGAGGAGCCACGGGTTCAGCACACCGGTGGACAGGGCCATCGGGGCGCCGAGCCCGAAGATGAACCCGGCCGAGAGTCCGAACGAGACCGCCGTCGTCGCGCTGCGGGTCGTGCGTCCCTGGATGAAGTCCAGGAGGAACGGACGTACGCCGTCGTTGAAGACGGCCAGTGCCATGTGCGAGATGTACGCGGTCAGCGCACAGAGGGCTATGACGGTCAGCTGCTGGGCCAGCGAGAAATCGAGGCTTGCACCGGCTGCGAGTGTGGTGCTCACGGGGTCACTCCTTTGTGCCCGGGGCGATCAGATCTGGGTGGCTGGGGTCAGCCGCGGGCGGCGATGGCGCGCGCCATGAGAGGGGCGATGGCGTCGATCTGGTCCATCGAGAAGCCGAAGACCTTCTTGCCCTCGTCGAGCAGTGCGGTGATCTGCTCCTCGGTGGGGACGCTGCGGCCGAAGGTGTGGCAGACGGCGCTGCCCATCAGGCCGACGAGCACGCCGAGCGAGGCGCCCGCGCCGGTGTGACAGGTGCCCAGGTAGTAGTCGGCCTGTCCGACGCGCAGCTTCATCGCGGCGTCCATGTCGCTGGAGGCGACGATGTCCAGTCCGTCGATGCCGAGCTGCTTGATGGTGCTGGTGACCTCGGTCTTGCCGACGCCGCCTGCGAGGATCTTCGTCATGGCTGTGCTTCTTCCGTGGTGGTCCGGGCCGGATCGCGCCGGCCCCGGGGGCGGAGTGGTCAGGAGGAGGGTGTGGCGGGGGTCTGCTGCGACAGCACCGCGAGGTGCATGCCGAGGAAGTTGACCTCGGACTCCGGGAGGGCGGCCCCGAGTTCCCGCCGGGCGCGCTCGGCGACGGCGCGGGCGCGGGAGACGGCGTCGGGGTGTCCGGCCAGTTCGGCGGCGACCTGGTCGTCGGTGAGGAACTGTTCGATGGCCTCGCCGTTCAGGAGCCGGGTGAGCGCCATCATCAGATGACTGGTCAGCATGCCCGCGGTCGCCTCGGTCACGGTGCGGCCCTCCGCTTCGAGGCCGGCCAGCTCGGCCTCGACGAAGTCGGCGACCTCGGGCTTGATCTGTCCGCCTTCGCGGAAGAGCTGAATTCGCAGTGCCAGCTGGTCGTCCATGGAGATCCTCCTAAAATCGACAGTAACCAGGATTTTGTATTTTGATGGGGGCGAAGGTCCCGTGAAGGCAGGACCTTGGTCCTCTCCGCCGGGCCGGTCAGTACGAGGGCACGCGCGTGCCCTGGAGCACCTCGCGCTGGAGCGAGGTGATCAGCGAGAGGTTCAGTGAGTCCCGGACGGCGGCCAGGGCCTTGGTCCCGTCGGTCCGGCCGATGATCGCCGCGCTGGAGTTGCGCAGTGACAGCTCGCGGGTGACCTCGTCCCCCAGCGGGAGCACGTCGACGAGGCCGAGCCCGAGCCGGTCCTGTACCTCGTCGAGGTTCCAGACGGTGGCGTCGACCTCGGCACGGGCGAAGAGATCGCGCAGCTGCATGTACGAGGCCTCCAGCCACTGGATGTCGTCCCGCCCGGCGAAGACCCGCTCCACCAGCATCCGAAGGTCCTCCGACGCGTGGTCGACCGCCACCCGCAGGCCCGGCGTGTTCACGTCCACCCCGTGCCGCAGGAGCATGCCGTGCGCACCGACATAGGTGGCGGGCCCCAGGTCGGCCACCAGCTCCACCGGATGTTCGGCGATCAGTTCGTCGGCGGCGAAGCGGGAGAGGACGACGAGGTCGACCTTGCCTTCGAGCAGTGCGGCGGTACGGGCTCCGGCGCCTCGCATGAAGGTGATCGCGAAGGGCGCGCCGGCCTCCTCGAAGGCGCTGCGCAGCCCGGTCGCCAGGCCCTCGTACCGGCGGGAGTACGGCAGGGGCATCGCGGCCAGCAGTGTTCCGAGTCCGGAGAGCCGCCAGAGTATGGAGCGGTCCGAGTGGACGAGGAACGTGCCGAGGTGTCCCCGGGCGGTCGTCCCGATGGCCCCGGACTCCTCCAGCAGTTGCAGGGCCGCCTGGACCGTGCCGTTTCCGCAGCCCAGCTCCTCGGCGTAGTCCCGCACCCGGGGCAGCCGGGTGTCCGGCTCGTGGTTGAGCAGCAGGACCGCGAGCTGGCGGGCTGCCAGTCCGTTGCGCGTGAGGAAGCGGTCATCGAAAGCGTTCACGAAGGGAACAGTAAACAGGATTCTGGATATTGACAAGGATTCTTACGAGGTGTCAGATACTCCGGAGGTTTTTGTGTGATTTCTCCCTTAATGTCGGCCATAAGTCGCCGTCGGTAGAGGAGCACACGTGACCAACCCGGTACCTCCCCGCGACCGCACCGACCAGCCCTGGCGCTCCGAGGGCGCACCGAAACCGCCGCCACCCGGACGGAAGATGCCGGGAGGCTGGGGCGGACTTCTGCTCACCGCGCTGGCCGTCTACCTGATCGCCAATCTGGTGCTGTCGTTCTTCAACGGCAAGGACGAGCCGACGATCGCGTACACGGAGTTCAGCAAGCAGGTCACCTCGG harbors:
- a CDS encoding YhfT family protein — encoded protein: MSTTLAAGASLDFSLAQQLTVIALCALTAYISHMALAVFNDGVRPFLLDFIQGRTTRSATTAVSFGLSAGFIFGLGAPMALSTGVLNPWLLFLPTDILGMLSPKKWLAPILGGAWGAVVVFGLNGANNVAHDLPVDFITAMQQMSTPILFLFTLFPVLAITKQFGRKWGGIAGLLEFALVVMTMKLWPNMFAGALAMAVGVLMLIGLAVAKDLAQRKADRAAGVSEPVVEGDDPMASLFSASAARLRRYLPLFMVLGAGVCVLAQMHIFGGGEATSFLIAKGNYSEAAQVDFYRVFGFIPLIATTALASGAYGIAGFTLVYPIGYLMPNPYVAAIVGALVFAAEVLALSYIGKLLGRLPSVRDSSEHLRSAISDTLQLAILFGSLMAANAMGGGLGILVVGGLYLLNEAMGRPIVRMAAAPAAVIVGGILLNLLYWLDLFTPIKG
- a CDS encoding alanine racemase, translating into MFLDTVLTRNPGLVEAAAALHRDGEIPPDTYVMDLDAIEANAALLAAEAERVGISLWFVVKQLGRNPELIRAIARHIPRYAAIDPSEARTLHAAGARAGNLGHLVQIPRRTLPEMLAWRPETATVYDLANARAVSDAAERLGFVQDVLIRLEGAEGSVYPGQEGGVPLARLDAFADAAERLPGIRIAGVTAFPCVLCDPGTGVPYATPNFALALKARETLAGRGHQDLKLSAPSATSMASLPLLAGLGATHGEPGHALTGTTPLHALDPSQPETPAYVYVTEVAHTLDDGRPAVFGGGFYARSHIRSALLPRTGARLNVQDAPAENIDYYRLLDAPAPGQDVRLGDTALLAFRTQIFVTRSTVAVVSGIASGAPRLNGLYDAQGRSLS
- the yhfZ gene encoding GntR family transcriptional regulator YhfZ, producing MNAFDDRFLTRNGLAARQLAVLLLNHEPDTRLPRVRDYAEELGCGNGTVQAALQLLEESGAIGTTARGHLGTFLVHSDRSILWRLSGLGTLLAAMPLPYSRRYEGLATGLRSAFEEAGAPFAITFMRGAGARTAALLEGKVDLVVLSRFAADELIAEHPVELVADLGPATYVGAHGMLLRHGVDVNTPGLRVAVDHASEDLRMLVERVFAGRDDIQWLEASYMQLRDLFARAEVDATVWNLDEVQDRLGLGLVDVLPLGDEVTRELSLRNSSAAIIGRTDGTKALAAVRDSLNLSLITSLQREVLQGTRVPSY
- a CDS encoding DUF2620 domain-containing protein; protein product: MTKILAGGVGKTEVTSTIKQLGIDGLDIVASSDMDAAMKLRVGQADYYLGTCHTGAGASLGVLVGLMGSAVCHTFGRSVPTEEQITALLDEGKKVFGFSMDQIDAIAPLMARAIAARG
- a CDS encoding phosphopentomutase, whose amino-acid sequence is MAKTVIVVIDGFGIGAIPDAGTQRPGDLTADTCGHVLDHCREAFGRPLRLPVLGSLGLGLVHPHPDLARRTHLPVAAGRAALGYPGADTFAGHQTMMGADFSRVTVARLADHIGEVTAALEEAGHRVEPLDGKPLLVVDGTVLVHDNLEADPGINWNASGRLEDLPFDGPGGILAVARTVRTVAPVARVIAVGGHADGPLERFVRAGEEGTVGLDTPATGFYRNGGLEVQHLGADIDHTRQLPDLAARAGIPVTLVGKAADILACDAAVRFPAVATADVLTHTLEAVRAPGDGLVVTNIQETDLAGHQQDTERYGHLLEQADAGLAALVALLDAPGDRLIVTGDHGNDPTAGHAFHTREYVPVLIHRPGADGVELLPDSGSLADVGATAAVSLSLDPEGLANGRELRTGRRAA
- a CDS encoding transcriptional antiterminator, which codes for MDDQLALRIQLFREGGQIKPEVADFVEAELAGLEAEGRTVTEATAGMLTSHLMMALTRLLNGEAIEQFLTDDQVAAELAGHPDAVSRARAVAERARRELGAALPESEVNFLGMHLAVLSQQTPATPSS
- a CDS encoding phosphotriesterase family protein — translated: MNSSAPVLRTVLGDLVPDAVRGPALAHEHLVLDLDHRGDGAAVLAPGRHTAAVTAELAALREEYGLALVIELTCRGMGRDVRTLARISRDAQVAVVAATGWYYEPFHTPEIDRGSVEELTATLVREIDDGIDATGIRPGVLGEIGSHGDTPTPSESKVLRAAARAAGATGLSVSTHAQLGRGGLAQLELLTAEGLPPHRIAIGHQDLLDDRAVHRELAASGAYVAFDTVGKDGYQSDDTRLRLLLALLEAGHADRALLSCDISRHGYLTSEGGQGYGHLFGSFLPKARAAGVDEDLIDLMTRRNPLRFLTGASVEEI
- a CDS encoding aminotransferase class V-fold PLP-dependent enzyme, which produces MNPVLPRTFPLATVAPADAVARQFRLIEATARHFEGPQLFASDAGVVPGLGRPATTARVEAVLADFFGAEDAAFVQGAGTGAIRAALNAAVRPGDPLLIHRAPVYRTTEVTLRGIGVQTVEADFNDPDELREALESGRFRWAFVQHTRQRLADSYDPGAVLAACRAAGVRTVVDDNYAVMRTPAAGVELGADASCFSLFKLHGPEGVGIVVGARDLVEHIRRDNYSGGGQVQGHQALDALRALTHVPLMWSVQSQVGAEVAERLAAGEVPGVAEVRIANAQDRCLLVRLDRPVARELPAVAARFGAAPYPVGSNSRYEITPLFYRMSSSALDDSPELADWTVRINPMRAGADLVIEILRRSLAALNDPKDH